A genomic segment from Lasioglossum baleicum chromosome 5, iyLasBale1, whole genome shotgun sequence encodes:
- the Dop gene encoding microtubule-associated serine/threonine (MAST) protein kinase dop isoform X3: protein MDQNRNRPSRPRLRSHGNSARVLVFDQPESEESACSAEADVQKRPMPPKVESKEAPVRPVSGELSNLVRMRNSAIGKSAPSLSVHVRDFNIPRRAAKAAHRKSFIATTSPTLPRCHSPLSAFVPIVGSPLESPRMSSSPHFAFAPIKRIGGGAGGTGDGRRWSVASLPSSGYGTTPGSSNVSSRYSSQERLHQLPNVPTKDELRMLSCHFSKPGTPSSTHPGFPGSSIPGSVSLSLDEEGRRSPLHRPRSRSLSSPSRSPVLDSEIMMMNTLYKERFPKATQQMEERLTNFINENKDLDEYEVMANMTQDSLPILRFVHHQVIEMARDCLQKSQEKLITTRYFYEMSENLEHLLMETKEKSLEAATRLTGLIKKLLLVISRPARLLECLEFDPEEFYHLLEQAEGQAKINAGIKTDIPQYIITKLSLNRDPISELQEDLNKLEDSASSSDSNLQIASSPNKDEEKCCTQRVPCESDYEVLKLISNGAYGAVYLVKEKTTRQRFAMKKINKNNLMLRNQVEQVFAERDIMSFTDNPFVVSMYCSFETKKHLCLVMEYVEGGDCANLLKNIGPLPPDMARFYFAETVLAVEYLHSYGIVHRDLKPDNLLITALGHIKLTDFGLSKMGLMSLATNLYEGYIDRDTRQFSDKQVFGTPEYIAPEVILRQGYGKPVDWWSMGIILYEFLIGCVPFFGDTPEELFAHTVNDDIEWPDDEDWPVQVEGKDIITALLQQNARDRLGTGGSHEVKEHPYFYGVNWNSLLRQKAEFVPQLVNDEDTSYFDTRMDRYNHDIGDDTDDTDDSPLFGSFSSYSPQSRKISQTRPPQLNPELESDASKKLSFRTELERTVAQLSLGSGTIVATPPCKLIDSAVLFEKNRPFSSSVKGSTCLETPPKADKLNASFTTPVVPMSSGDPQLTIIKNTQIEGASINLSTPDSSQTESEDISPQIQRKRHVHSRDKLPRFSISVDDDHMLDLVAASRDMTEDSKHNSSTDSFESFNAMPIIPPVKQKSRSVIKSASTSGLSLVIPTSDFSYDASLNTQPIESPGGSSTASSRDTSPCRELSPLVTSLKPPIIIRRGPCGFGFTVHTIRVYYGDSDFYTMHHLVMVVDQSSPAFEAGLRPGDLITHINGEPVQGLYHIQVIQLMLSGGDHVTLRSTPLENTSIKTGGRKRDLAQSKMARRTLYKQRKQKRDHSDKKRKTSLFKRISSKRASVEMQQMAAGICSPSMVTPSRSFQSFARPQETSPYFAACAKSVCSPSPPTNRVTTDSYHSTGNSSSSSPNSSSPGSNTSAANLAAISNQSHYQRPSTLHGLKHKLHTAAKNIHSPNRRKSVGHIPLSPLARTPSPSPLPASPTRSPSPLAFPTGHQPGSSNTTQSYSPGVCLSTPNNQKKSYGRPKSAEPGSPLLRRALSPDRLHPRSAENKTSISPLANSVVKVTPRVTIAQTSHSEASEESGDSFKDTSDSKTEKKVSNEQKSDYSKLSHAISINLGNVSMTNSCGSTQLPRIAEEKDSPTGSKGDDYSSKGDDYSSKGDDYSSKDAPPSEKAEKAFAKSTETDRVRNERRDQDSKVFPSSKTTKEQSINKIGESTKPVDNSPNPQARSTSASHKQSQSGEKGSQAIVLKAASHGSERSTQTATQKAPSSHFSDKCSQASAQKSSSSDKSSHSSQKSQSNEKITQAVSQKPHTEKSSHGTQKAHSSEKPAGHKSSEQKTPGKSLEANLEGRKTLKKHKVEASEDASSVLNASGSGKDKKNA from the exons ATGGATCAAAACAGAAATAGACCCAGTAGACCCCGTCTTCGGTCTCATGGCAATTCTGCCAGGGTTCTTGTGTTCGATCAGCCCGAAAGCGAGGAATCGGCTTGCAGCGCCGAGGCGGATGTGCAAAAACGTCCGATGCCGCCCAAAGTAGAGAGTAAAGAGGCTCCGGTTCGACCCG TGAGCGGAGAACTATCGAATCTGGTTCGAATGAGGAACTCTGCTATTGGGAAATCTGCACCTTCTTTGTCTGTTCATGTG CGTGATTTTAACATTCCTAGGCGGGCTGCCAAAGCGGCTCATCGTAAATCTTTCATCGCGACAACATCTCCTACCTTACCAAGATGTCATTCACCGCTATCAG CATTCGTCCCGATTGTAGGCAGTCCTCTAGAGAGTCCTAGGATGTCATCCAGTCCACATTTTGCTTTTGCTCCGATTAAAAG GATTGGAGGAGGTGCCGGAGGAACCGGTGATGGCAGACGATGGTCAGTTGCTAGTCTACCGTCAAGTGGATATGGGACGACACCTGGCTCCAGTAATGTCTCG TCACGATACTCGAGTCAAGAACGCTTGCATCAACTTCCAAATGTTCCGACCAAGGACGAGTTACGTATGCTTTCTTGCCATTTCTCGAAACCTGGTACACCTTCTTCGACGCACCCGGGATTCCCGGGTTCCAGCATACCAGGAAGCGTGTCTCTCAGCCTTGATGAGGAAGGTCGTAGATCGCCTTTACACAGACCACGTTCTCGAAGTTTAAG TAGTCCGAGTCGATCTCCAGTTTTGGATAGTGAAATCATGATGATGAACACTCTTTACAAAGAACGATTTCCAAAG GCAACGCAGCAAATGGAAGAACGATTGACCAACTTCATCAACGAGAACAAGGATCTGGACGAGTACGAAGTGATGGCGAACATGACTCAAGACTCTTTGCCGATTCTACGGTTCGTTCATCATCAAGTGATCGAAATGGCGAGAGATTGTTTGCAGAAATCTCAGGAAAAGTTAATCACAACGAGATATTTTTATGAGATGAGCGAGAATTTGGAGCACCTGCTGATGGAAACGAAAGAGAAATCGCTCGAAGCTGCAACCAGATTAACGGGgcttattaaaaaattgctgcTAGTAATATCGCGTCCAGCCCGTCTGTTGGAGTGTCTAGAGTTCGATCCGGAAGAGTTTTACCATTTATTGGAGCAAGCCGAAGGTCAAGCGAAGATAAACGCGGGAATTAAAACAGATATACCTCAGTACATTATTACCAAGCTTTCTCTGAATAGAGATCCGATATCCGAGCTTCAAgaagatttaaataaattggaggATTCGGCAAGTTCGAGCGACAGCAACTTGCAGATCGCTTCGAGTCCGAATAAGGACGAGGAGAAGTGTTGTACACAGCGAGTGCCGTGCGAGAGCGACTacgaagtattaaaattaattagcaACGGCGCGTACGGCGCTGTTTATTTGGTCAAGGAGAAAACTACGCGGCAAAGATTCGCCATGAAGAAGATAAACAAGAACAATCTGATGCTGCGCAACCAAGTGGAGCAAGTGTTTGCCGAGAGGGACATAATGAGCTTTACGGACAATCCTTTTGTAGTATCGATGTATTGCAGCTTCGAGACTAAG AAACATTTATGCTTGGTGATGGAGTATGTGGAAGGGGGAGACTGCGCGAACCTTTTGAAAAACATCGGTCCACTGCCACCGGATATGGCAAGGTTTTATTTCGCTGAGACCGTGCTGGCTGTCGAGTACTTGCACAGCTACGGTATCGTCCATCGGGACTTGAAGCCAGACAA TTTACTCATTACAGCGCTCGGCCACATCAAACTAACAGACTTTGGTTTGAGTAAAATGGGTCTTATGTCCT TGGCAACGAATCTTTACGAGGGATACATAGACAGGGATACGAGACAATTTTCAGATAAGCAAGTGTTCGGTACGCCCGAATATATCGCTCCAGAAGTGATTCTGAGACAGGGTTACGGCAAACCTGTCGACTGGTGGTCCATGGGCATTATCCTCTACGAATTTCTGATTGGCTGTGTTCCATTCTTCGGTGATACGCCCGAAGAATTATTTGCTCACACGGTTAACG ATGACATCGAGTGGCCCGACGACGAGGATTGGCCTGTCCAGGTGGAAGGGAAAGACATTATAACCGCGCTGCTGCAACAGAATGCTAGGGACAGATTGGGAACCGGTGGGTCGCACGAAGTCAAGGAACATCCGTATTTCTATGGCGTAAACTGGAACAGTTTACTCAGACAGAAGGCTGAATTCGTGCCACAGTTGGTCAACGACGAGGATACAAGTTACTTCGATA CTCGTATGGACAGATACAATCACGACATCGGCGACGACACCGACGACACCGATGACTCTCCTCTCTTCGGATCATTTTCATCGTACTCTCCCCAATCGCGGAAGATCTCTCAAACCCGTCCACCGCAACTAAATCCGGAGTTAGAATCGGATGCCTCGAAGAAACTATCGTTCCGTACCGAGCTGGAACGCACGGTTGCTCAATTGTCGTTAGGATCTGGCACAATAGTCGCCACACCGCCATGCAAGTTAATCGATTCGGCGGTTCTGTTCGAGAAGAACCGACCGTTTTCGTCGTCCGTGAAAGGTAGCACGTGTCTGGAGACTCCGCCCAAGGCAGACAAATTGAACGCGTCGTTCACCACTCCCGTTGTTCCAATGTCCAGCGGTGACCCTCAGTTAACTATTATAAAGAACACGCAAATAGAAGGGGCGTCGATCAACTTGAGCACACCCGACTCCTCCCAAACAGAGTCGGAGGACATCAGTCCGCAGATCCAAAGAAAGAGACACGTGCACTCCCGCGACAAGCTGCCCAGGTTCAGTATATCCGTTGACGATGACCACAT GTTGGACTTGGTTGCTGCAAGCAGGGACATGACCGAGGATAGCAAGCATAATTCTAGCACTGATTCCTTTGAGTCGTTCAACGCGATGCCAATTATACCACCGGTGAAACAAAAGTCTCGATCTGTGATCAAATCCGCTTCTACTAGTGGATTGTCGTTGGTGATACCTACCAGCGACTTCTCTT ACGACGCGTCTTTAAATACTCAGCCAATCGAATCTCCCGGTGGATCGTCCACTGCTTCCTCGAGAGACACGTCCCCTTGTCGCGAATTGAGTCCTCTCGTTACAAGCTTGAAACCTCCCATCATTATTCGAAGAGGACCATGCGGATTCGGTTTTACCGTGCACACGATCAGAGTTTACTACGGGGACAGCGATTTTTACACTATGCATCATCTGGTTATG GTTGTCGACCAATCTAGCCCAGCGTTCGAAGCTGGCTTGAGACCGGGCGACCTGATAACTCACATAAACGGTGAACCGGTACAGGGTCTATATCATATACAAGTGATCCAGTTGATGTTAAGCGGTGGTGATCACGTAACGCTACGCAGCACACCGTTGGAGAACACCAGCATTAAAACTGGCGGACGGAAACGAGATCTAGCCCAGAGTAAAATGGCACGTCGGACGCTGTACAAACAGCGGAAACAGAAGCGCGATCATTCCGATAAAAAACGAAAAACGTCCCTATTTAAGCGAATTAGTTCGAAACGAGCTAGCGTAGAGATGCAACAG ATGGCCGCAGGAATCTGTTCGCCGTCCATGGTGACTCCGAGCCGGTCTTTCCAGTCGTTCGCACGCCCTCAGGAGACCTCGCCTTATTTCGCAGCCTGTGCAAAGTCCGTTTGTAGTCCATCGCCGCCAACGAACCGCGTCACCACCGATTCCTACCATTCGACAGGCAACTCGAGTTCTTCGAGTCCGAACTCCTCGTCGCCGGGTTCGAACACCTCCGCCGCGAACCTGGCGGCTATCTCGAACCAGTCGCATTACCAGAGGCCGAGCACTCTTCACGGTTTGAAGCACAAGTTACATACAGCGGCGAAAAATATTCACTCACCGAATCGCAGGAAATCCGTCGGTCATATACCGTTGTCTCCGTTGGCCAGGACTCCTAGTCCGTCACCACTTCCGGCCAGTCCGACCAGGAGTCCAAGCCCACTAGCGTTCCCCACAGGACATCAGCCTGGTAGTTCCAACACTACGCAGTCCTATAGTCCAG GTGTCTGTTTGTCAACGCCGAACAACCAGAAGAAGAGTTACGGACGACCAAAATCCGCGGAGCCAGGGTCTCCTCTCCTTAGAAGAGCATTAAGTCCAGACAGGCTGCACCCACGCTCCGCGGAGAACAAGACATCGATATCGCCGTTGGCGAATTCGGTGGTGAAAGTGACTCCTCGCGTGACGATCGCTCAAACCTCTCACTCGGAGGCCTCGGAGGAGAGCGGAGACAGCTTCAAGGACACGAGCGACTCGAAAACCGAGAAGAAAGTCTCGAACGAGCAGAAGTCTGATTACTCAAAGCTGTCGCACGCGATATCGATTAATTTAGGGAACGTGAGTATGACGAACTCGTGCGGTAGCACGCAGCTGCCCAGAATAGCGGAGGAAAAGGATTCGCCGACAGGTTCGAAGGGCGACGATTATTCGTCGAAGGGCGACGATTACTCGTCGAAGGGCGACGATTACTCGTCGAAGGACGCTCCTCCTTCGGAAAAGGCCGAGAAAGCCTTTGCCAAGTCGACGGAGACGGATCGAGTTCGCAACGAACGCCGTGACCAAGACTCCAAGGTGTTCCCATCTTCGAAGACCACCAAGGAGCAATCCATCAATAAAATCGGAGAGAGCACCAAGCCTGTCGATAATTCTCCCAACCCGCAAGCGCGTTCAACGAGCGCGTCCCACAAGCAATCTCAAAGCGGCGAGAAGGGTTCTCAGGCCATAGTTTTGAAAGCAGCGTCGCACGGCAGCGAGAGAAGCACCCAAACCGCGACGCAGAAGGCACCGTCGTCGCATTTCAGCGACAAGTGTTCCCAAGCCTCGGCCCAGAAATCATCGAGCAGTGATAAGAGCTCGCACTCGTCCCAGAAGTCGCAGAGCAACGAAAAAATTACGCAGGCTGTGTCGCAGAAGCCTCACACCGAGAAAAGCTCGCATGGCACGCAGAAGGCTCATAGCAGCGAGAAACCAGCCGGTCACAAATCCAGCGAGCAGAAAACTCCTGGTAAAAGCTTAGAGGCTAATCTGGAGGGTAGGAAGACCTTGAAGAAGCACAAGGTCGAGGCGTCCGAAGACGCTTCCAGCGTTCTCAACGCCAGCGGATCTGGAAAGGATAAGAAGAACGCTTAA